One part of the Sebastes fasciatus isolate fSebFas1 chromosome 8, fSebFas1.pri, whole genome shotgun sequence genome encodes these proteins:
- the lmod3 gene encoding leiomodin-3 gives MSDSKDLEDLNEEDIDEDELLAMLSPEELKELQSEMDVIIAPDERVPVGQRQKDQTEKAPTGTFDHRSLVGYLYWEKESNRMLEEERVPATLLPSEKILREEIEQDKEEEDVEYEVIEEIIEEEAVDGTDGEEIIEEIIEEIVEEVDETDEKDKGVYVKEEEEEEEVKSPVNTDKQEDLLETNTEKVSENNTDDNPPFSDTKEKSESVAPKHSPSQVEEKEEVKPTDSSLPKEAPEEPEINEPNEKLPQKEERKINKLNIPKLAFNNIKMTSRPSGNETNLESTLDKIRNNNPSITEVNLNNIENIPKEMLLEYVNALKKNKHVKTFSIANTGVDENIAYNLANMLRENRGITTLNIESNFVTGKGIVAIIRCLQFNETLTELRFHNQRHMLGHHSEMEISRLLKANNTLLKMGYHFEQPGPRMVVTNLLTRNLDRQRQLRKEEQRQQQVKEQRELMQMYENSLNLPPGLLEMLGYIPPLELLQEHGLVPPSSELNAVPQMQQHMEQHTEQPQHQKKLKHKSAPTQASTEPASTVKEVQLKRTPKKRDPFLDLDPRDNKGPERASFQLRKTPKGKDVGSGAAMDGKANLTDVIKTLKPVPRRRLPAKVDLTPRDELLTEIQKSNVAYLKSVPLPKELESSETSLL, from the exons ATGTCAGACAGTAAAGACCTCGAGGATCTCAATGAAGAGGATATCGACGAGGATGAACTCCTTGCTATGCTTTCACCGGAGGAGCTTAAGGAGCTCCAGAGTGAGATGGATGTTATTATTGCCCCAGATGAGAGGGTACCGGTGGGACAGAGACAAAAGGACCAGACGGAGAAGGCTCCGACAGGGACGTTCGACCACAGATCCCTGGTTGGTTACCTCTACTGGGAGAAAGAGTCGAACCGTATGCTGGAGGAAGAAAGAGTGCCTGCTACGCTGCTGCCCAGTGAG AAAATTTTGAGGGAGGAAATTGAAcaggacaaagaggaagaagatgtgGAATATGAAGTGATAGAGGAAATCATCGAGGAAGAAGCTGTAGATGGTACGGATGGAGAGGAAATTATAGAGGAGATCATTGAGGAAATTGTTGAAGAGGTTGATGAAACAGATGAAAAGGACAAAGGAGTGTatgtgaaagaagaagaagaagaagaagaggtgaagTCACCTGTGAATACAGACAAACAAGAAGATCTTCTAGAAACTAACACAGAAAAAGTATCAGAAAACAATACAGATGACAATCCGCCTTTTTCAGACACAAAGGAGAAGAGTGAGAGCGTAGCCCCAAAACACAGCCCATCACAAGttgaagagaaggaggaagttAAACCTACTGACTCTTCGCTTCCCAAAGAGGCTCCAGAGGAGCCAGAGATAAATGAACCCAATGAAAAGCTCCCgcaaaaagaagagagaaaaattaacaaattaaatattcCAAAGCTGGCATtcaataacataaaaatgacaTCAAGACCCTCGGGAAATGAGACGAACTTGGAGTCGACTCTTGACAAAATACGCAACAACAACCCCTCCATCACGGAGGTGAACCTCAACAACATAGAAAACATCCCCAAAGAAATGCTCTTAGAATACGTCAACGCCTTGAAGAAGAACAAACATGTGAAAACCTTCAGTATAGCCAACACGGGTGTCGATGAAAACATAGCTTATAACCTGGCCAACATGTTACGAGAGAATCGCGGCATCACGACTTTGAATATCGAGTCCAACTTCGTAACCGGGAAGGGCATCGTCGCCATCATCCGCTGCCTCCAGTTCAACGAGACTCTCACGGAGCTGCGTTTCCACAACCAGAGGCACATGTTGGGTCACCACTCAGAGATGGAGATCTCGCGCCTGCTCAAAGCCAACAATACCCTCCTGAAGATGGGCTACCATTTCGAGCAGCCGGGGCCCAGGATGGTGGTGACCAACCTTTTGACCCGGAATCTCGACCGCCAGAGGCAGCTGAGGAAGGAggagcagcggcagcagcaggtgaAGGAGCAGAGAGAGCTCATGCAGATGTACGAGAACAGTCTGAACCTGCCTCCTGGTTTACTGGAGATGCTCGGCTACATACCGCCTCTAGAACTCCTGCAGGAGCACGGGCTTGTCCCACCCTCGTCAGAACTGAATGCTGTACCACAAATGCAACAGCACATGGAACAGCACACGGAACAGCCACAGCATCAGAAGAAGCTCAAACACAAGAGTGCTCCCACACAAGCCAGCACCGAACCAGCAAGCACAGTGAAGGAAGTCCAGCTGAAGAGAACTCCCAAGAAACGCGACCCTTTTCTGGACCTGGACCCAAGAGATAACAAGGGACCAGAGAGAGCAAGTTTCCAACTGAGGAAGACTCCCAAAGGGAAAGATGTAGGCAGTGGAGCGGCGATGGATGGAAAAGCAAACCTGACTGACGTGATTAAGACTTTGAAGCCCGTCCCTCGCAGACGATTGCCAGCTAAGGTTGACCTCACGCCACGTGATGAACTTCTAACTGAGATCCAAAAGAGCAACGTGGCCTATCTCAAATCT GTGCCGCTCCCTAAAGAGCTGGAATCAAGTGAAACGAGTCTCCTCTGA
- the frmd4bb gene encoding FERM domain-containing protein 4B isoform X2, with the protein MTEGRLCQVQLLDDRKLELLVQPKLLSYELLDLVSSHFNLKEKEFFGLAFCDDNGQRKWLQMDRRVLEHDFSKKSAPIALNFLVRFYVENITMLKDIITVELFFLNAKSAVYNGIIEVESENVFKLAANALQEAKGDYTSDENTRADLKKLPTLPTKVLKEHPSLAYCEDRVIEHYKPLKGVSRGQAIVQYLTLVESLPTYGVHYFEVKDKQGIPWWLGISYKGIGQYDLQDKLKPRKLYQWKQLENLYFREKKFAVEVNDPHRRAVTKRTFGQTGLLIHTWYASHSLIKTIWVMAISQHQFYLDRKQTKTKLGTARSVEEIAMDLTEHGGAKINRLGDAGLKNNFITASNGSLVSTGSADSEMSEEQKKEKLSELRKKEQEIQDILAKKTKELKKICLREAELTGKLPKEYPLSSGERPPHVRRRVGTTFKLDDLFPYNEDPFLRNLESRFALQQKIVEAAKKLANESELCKTVKKKRRRNCLDAMHKLQQIEDEMNQYRIKKGKKPTQRASVIIADELIRSDCSSLSSLPLDDDDSDGASQRPRSRSVQGSPQLSPMRSLGAEYDERQGSPRENHHNKNHSRLAFEGQDASHYYQNPREVSSTHSSPYKTLPRPPRDPRSMPPTPVMTRNAYSSSQLRSEGSPHCFRHRSGSLESQPRLRKDGDSEKPVFILSPAHRSNSTEVLEDCSSYTSQSSLDYYGAANTHYSTLDSRSSTMHRLHRKVEVYGNTGSMPNLVQHHSSGCSYSCDTSPHYAPSAYYVAGYPCPDMEPYANGAYVYENEVEGHYNVNPSYQINGYHGHDRFRNYSSDRADSLSQNPYATVRPPRNREGPRNELLAKNMQKALVAEHLKGWYQRSRGGGRGMLAGYDFDSGSQLSLGYQTMPAAFSHSSRTTSFSSVSSVESAGNWRNQLAVGLTEYDTPDTPQYPHPAAPASPYNRSPSHSRFHLDGSYMSIR; encoded by the exons ATGACTGAGGGCAGACTGTGCCAAGTGCAGCTGCTGGACGACAGGAAGCTAGAGCTGCTGGTTCAG CCTAAGCTGCTGTCGTATGAACTCCTCGACTTGGTTTCCTCCCACTTCAACCTCAAAGAGAAGGAATTCTTTGGACTCGCATTTTGTGATGACAA TGGTCAACGTAAGTGGTTGCAGATGGACCGCAGAGTTCTTGAACATGACTTTTCAAAGAAGTCCGCGCCCATCGCCCTCAACTTCCTGGTCAG GTTTTATGTAGAAAACATAACAATGCTTAAGGACATCATAACAGTCGAGTTATTCTTCCTGAATGCAAAATCTGCTGTCTACAAC GGGATTATAGAAGTGGAAAGTGAGAACGTCTTCAAATTAGCTGCAAATGCTTTGCAG GAGGCGAAGGGAGACTACACGAG TGATGAAAACACCAGAGCTGACTTGAAGAAACTACCAACTCTTCCCACCAAAGTACTCAAGGAACACCCATCACTTGCATACTG TGAGGATCGCGTCATTGAACATTACAAGCCGCTGAAAGGAGTCTCCCGAGGACAGGCCATTGTGCA GTATTTGACGTTGGTGGAATCGTTGCCCACGTATGGCGTGCACTATTTTGAAGTAAAG GATAAACAAGGGATCCCGTGGTGGCTTGGAATCAGCTATAAGGGCATCGGCCAGTACGACCTGCAGGATAAATTAAAACCTCGAAAG CTTTACCAGTGGAAGCAGCTGGAAAACTTGTACTTCCGGGAGAAGAAATTTGCTGTAGAAGTTAATGATCCACACAG GAGAGCAGTAACAAAGCGCACCTTTGGGCAGACGGGCCTACTCATCCACACGTGGTATGCCAGCCATTCTCTGATCAAAACCATCTGGGTCATGGCCATCAGCCAGCATCAGTTCTACCTGGACAGAAAGCAAACCAAA ACTAAATTAGGAACAGCAAGAAGTGTGGAGGAAATCGCCATGGATCTCACGGAGCACGGAGGAGCCAAAATAAACCGACTGGGAGACGCAGGCCTGAAGAATAACTTCATAACAGCCAGCAACGGGAGCCTGGTGTCTACAG GTTCTGCCGACTCTGAAATGAGTGAAGAACAGAAGAAAGAGAAACTCTCTGAGCTGAGAAAGAAAGAGCAGGAGATCCAAGATATCCTGgccaagaaaacaaaagaactgAAGAAGATTTGCCTGAGAGAGGCG GAGCTTACTGGCAAGCTGCCAAAAGAGTATCCCCTCTCCTCAGGTGAAAGACCGCCGCACGTCAGACGGCGAGTTGGCACCACTTTCAAGTTAGATGACCTTTTCCCCTACAATGAG GATCCCTTCCTGAGGAACCTGGAGAGCAGGTTCGCCCTGCAGCAAAAGATCGTGGAGGCGGCTAAGAAGCTCGCAAATGAGTCCGAACTGTGCAAAACCgtcaagaagaagaggaggagaaactgTTTGGACGCCATGCACAAACTCCAGCAGATAGAGGACGAGATGAACCAGTACAGGATCAAGAAGGGGAAAAAACCCACACAGCGGGCCTCGGTGATCATTGCAG ATGAACTTATCCGTTCAGACTGTAGCTCTCTGTCTAGTCTCCCACTGGATGACG ATGACTCAGACGGTGCCAGTCAGAGGCCACGGTCACGGTCTGTCCAAGGCTCCCCTCAGCTCAGTCCGATGCGATCGCTGGGAGCTGAATATGATGAAAGACAGGGATCTCCGCGGGAAAATCACCATAACAAGAACCACAGCAG ATTAGCTTTTGAAGGCCAGGATGCTTCCCACTACTACCAGAATCCGAGAGAGGTCTCCTCCACCCACAGTAGTCCCTATAAAACCCTTCCCAGACCTCCTAGAGATCCACGCAGCATGCCTCCCACCCCGGTTATGACCCGCAATGCCTACAGCAGCAGCCAGCTCAG GTCGGAGGGGTCTCCTCATTGCTTCAGGCATCGCAGCGGAAGTCTGGAGTCGCAGCCCCGGCTAAGAAAAGATGGTGACTCCGAGAAGCCCGTCTTTATCTTGTCGCCGGCCCACCGCAGCAACAGCACAGAGGTGTTAGAGGACTGCTCGTCCTACACCAGCCAGTCCAGTCTGGACTACTACGGGGCTGCCAACACCCACTACAGCACGCTGGACTCCCGATCCTCAACCATGCATCGCCTCCACAGGAAGGTGGAAGTGTATGGAAATACCGGGAGCATGCCCAACTTGGTCCAGCATCATTCTTCTGGTTGTAGTTATTCATGCGACACCTCACCACACTATGCACCCAGTGCCTACTACGTCGCCGGCTACCCCTGCCCCGACATGGAGCCTTACGCTAACGGTGCCTACGTGTATGAGAATGAAGTAGAAGGCCACTACAACGTCAACCCTTCCTACCAAATAAATGGCTACCACGGACACGACAGGTTCAGGAATTACAGCAGTGACCGGGCGGATAGTCTTTCCCAGAATCCGTACGCGACAGTGAGGCCGCCGCGGAACAGAGAGGGGCCCAGGAACGAGCTGTTGGCCAAGAACATGCAGAAGGCGCTGGTGGCGGAGCATCTGAAAGGCTGGTACCAACGGAGCAGGGGCGGAGGGAGGGGGATGCTGGCTGGATACGACTTTGACAGCGGCTCCCAACTCAGCCTGGGCTACCAGACCATGCCGGCGGCCTTCAGCCACTCCAGCAGAACCACCTCCTTTTCATCAG TGTCCTCAGTGGAAAGTGCAGGTAACTGGCGCAACCAGCTGGCAGTCGGCCTGACAGAGTACGATACGCCCGACACACCTCAGTACCCGCACCCTGCAGCGCCTGCTTCTCCGTACAACCGCAGTCCCTCGCACAGCAG ATTCCACCTGGACGGAAGCTACATGAGCATCCGCTGA
- the frmd4bb gene encoding FERM domain-containing protein 4B isoform X1 produces MTEGRLCQVQLLDDRKLELLVQPKLLSYELLDLVSSHFNLKEKEFFGLAFCDDNGQRKWLQMDRRVLEHDFSKKSAPIALNFLVRFYVENITMLKDIITVELFFLNAKSAVYNGIIEVESENVFKLAANALQEAKGDYTSDENTRADLKKLPTLPTKVLKEHPSLAYCEDRVIEHYKPLKGVSRGQAIVQYLTLVESLPTYGVHYFEVKDKQGIPWWLGISYKGIGQYDLQDKLKPRKLYQWKQLENLYFREKKFAVEVNDPHRRAVTKRTFGQTGLLIHTWYASHSLIKTIWVMAISQHQFYLDRKQTKTKLGTARSVEEIAMDLTEHGGAKINRLGDAGLKNNFITASNGSLVSTGSADSEMSEEQKKEKLSELRKKEQEIQDILAKKTKELKKICLREAELTGKLPKEYPLSSGERPPHVRRRVGTTFKLDDLFPYNEDPFLRNLESRFALQQKIVEAAKKLANESELCKTVKKKRRRNCLDAMHKLQQIEDEMNQYRIKKGKKPTQRASVIIADELIRSDCSSLSSLPLDDDDSDGASQRPRSRSVQGSPQLSPMRSLGAEYDERQGSPRENHHNKNHSRLAFEGQDASHYYQNPREVSSTHSSPYKTLPRPPRDPRSMPPTPVMTRNAYSSSQLRSEGSPHCFRHRSGSLESQPRLRKDGDSEKPVFILSPAHRSNSTEVLEDCSSYTSQSSLDYYGAANTHYSTLDSRSSTMHRLHRKVEVYGNTGSMPNLVQHHSSGCSYSCDTSPHYAPSAYYVAGYPCPDMEPYANGAYVYENEVEGHYNVNPSYQINGYHGHDRFRNYSSDRADSLSQNPYATVRPPRNREGPRNELLAKNMQKALVAEHLKGWYQRSRGGGRGMLAGYDFDSGSQLSLGYQTMPAAFSHSSRTTSFSSVSSVESAGNWRNQLAVGLTEYDTPDTPQYPHPAAPASPYNRSPSHSRLPPENKVSDTMPKQSESVEVVGSEATSTDEPSDNHSST; encoded by the exons ATGACTGAGGGCAGACTGTGCCAAGTGCAGCTGCTGGACGACAGGAAGCTAGAGCTGCTGGTTCAG CCTAAGCTGCTGTCGTATGAACTCCTCGACTTGGTTTCCTCCCACTTCAACCTCAAAGAGAAGGAATTCTTTGGACTCGCATTTTGTGATGACAA TGGTCAACGTAAGTGGTTGCAGATGGACCGCAGAGTTCTTGAACATGACTTTTCAAAGAAGTCCGCGCCCATCGCCCTCAACTTCCTGGTCAG GTTTTATGTAGAAAACATAACAATGCTTAAGGACATCATAACAGTCGAGTTATTCTTCCTGAATGCAAAATCTGCTGTCTACAAC GGGATTATAGAAGTGGAAAGTGAGAACGTCTTCAAATTAGCTGCAAATGCTTTGCAG GAGGCGAAGGGAGACTACACGAG TGATGAAAACACCAGAGCTGACTTGAAGAAACTACCAACTCTTCCCACCAAAGTACTCAAGGAACACCCATCACTTGCATACTG TGAGGATCGCGTCATTGAACATTACAAGCCGCTGAAAGGAGTCTCCCGAGGACAGGCCATTGTGCA GTATTTGACGTTGGTGGAATCGTTGCCCACGTATGGCGTGCACTATTTTGAAGTAAAG GATAAACAAGGGATCCCGTGGTGGCTTGGAATCAGCTATAAGGGCATCGGCCAGTACGACCTGCAGGATAAATTAAAACCTCGAAAG CTTTACCAGTGGAAGCAGCTGGAAAACTTGTACTTCCGGGAGAAGAAATTTGCTGTAGAAGTTAATGATCCACACAG GAGAGCAGTAACAAAGCGCACCTTTGGGCAGACGGGCCTACTCATCCACACGTGGTATGCCAGCCATTCTCTGATCAAAACCATCTGGGTCATGGCCATCAGCCAGCATCAGTTCTACCTGGACAGAAAGCAAACCAAA ACTAAATTAGGAACAGCAAGAAGTGTGGAGGAAATCGCCATGGATCTCACGGAGCACGGAGGAGCCAAAATAAACCGACTGGGAGACGCAGGCCTGAAGAATAACTTCATAACAGCCAGCAACGGGAGCCTGGTGTCTACAG GTTCTGCCGACTCTGAAATGAGTGAAGAACAGAAGAAAGAGAAACTCTCTGAGCTGAGAAAGAAAGAGCAGGAGATCCAAGATATCCTGgccaagaaaacaaaagaactgAAGAAGATTTGCCTGAGAGAGGCG GAGCTTACTGGCAAGCTGCCAAAAGAGTATCCCCTCTCCTCAGGTGAAAGACCGCCGCACGTCAGACGGCGAGTTGGCACCACTTTCAAGTTAGATGACCTTTTCCCCTACAATGAG GATCCCTTCCTGAGGAACCTGGAGAGCAGGTTCGCCCTGCAGCAAAAGATCGTGGAGGCGGCTAAGAAGCTCGCAAATGAGTCCGAACTGTGCAAAACCgtcaagaagaagaggaggagaaactgTTTGGACGCCATGCACAAACTCCAGCAGATAGAGGACGAGATGAACCAGTACAGGATCAAGAAGGGGAAAAAACCCACACAGCGGGCCTCGGTGATCATTGCAG ATGAACTTATCCGTTCAGACTGTAGCTCTCTGTCTAGTCTCCCACTGGATGACG ATGACTCAGACGGTGCCAGTCAGAGGCCACGGTCACGGTCTGTCCAAGGCTCCCCTCAGCTCAGTCCGATGCGATCGCTGGGAGCTGAATATGATGAAAGACAGGGATCTCCGCGGGAAAATCACCATAACAAGAACCACAGCAG ATTAGCTTTTGAAGGCCAGGATGCTTCCCACTACTACCAGAATCCGAGAGAGGTCTCCTCCACCCACAGTAGTCCCTATAAAACCCTTCCCAGACCTCCTAGAGATCCACGCAGCATGCCTCCCACCCCGGTTATGACCCGCAATGCCTACAGCAGCAGCCAGCTCAG GTCGGAGGGGTCTCCTCATTGCTTCAGGCATCGCAGCGGAAGTCTGGAGTCGCAGCCCCGGCTAAGAAAAGATGGTGACTCCGAGAAGCCCGTCTTTATCTTGTCGCCGGCCCACCGCAGCAACAGCACAGAGGTGTTAGAGGACTGCTCGTCCTACACCAGCCAGTCCAGTCTGGACTACTACGGGGCTGCCAACACCCACTACAGCACGCTGGACTCCCGATCCTCAACCATGCATCGCCTCCACAGGAAGGTGGAAGTGTATGGAAATACCGGGAGCATGCCCAACTTGGTCCAGCATCATTCTTCTGGTTGTAGTTATTCATGCGACACCTCACCACACTATGCACCCAGTGCCTACTACGTCGCCGGCTACCCCTGCCCCGACATGGAGCCTTACGCTAACGGTGCCTACGTGTATGAGAATGAAGTAGAAGGCCACTACAACGTCAACCCTTCCTACCAAATAAATGGCTACCACGGACACGACAGGTTCAGGAATTACAGCAGTGACCGGGCGGATAGTCTTTCCCAGAATCCGTACGCGACAGTGAGGCCGCCGCGGAACAGAGAGGGGCCCAGGAACGAGCTGTTGGCCAAGAACATGCAGAAGGCGCTGGTGGCGGAGCATCTGAAAGGCTGGTACCAACGGAGCAGGGGCGGAGGGAGGGGGATGCTGGCTGGATACGACTTTGACAGCGGCTCCCAACTCAGCCTGGGCTACCAGACCATGCCGGCGGCCTTCAGCCACTCCAGCAGAACCACCTCCTTTTCATCAG TGTCCTCAGTGGAAAGTGCAGGTAACTGGCGCAACCAGCTGGCAGTCGGCCTGACAGAGTACGATACGCCCGACACACCTCAGTACCCGCACCCTGCAGCGCCTGCTTCTCCGTACAACCGCAGTCCCTCGCACAGCAG ATTGCCTCCAGAAAACAAAGTGTCTGACACAATGCCTAAACAATCAGAGTCAGTAGAGGTGGTTGGCTCTGAGGCCACTAGTACAGATGAACCGTCAGACAACCATTCTAGCACTTAA